In Bacillus sp. NP247, one DNA window encodes the following:
- the ispE gene encoding 4-(cytidine 5'-diphospho)-2-C-methyl-D-erythritol kinase, with amino-acid sequence MKLLVKAPAKINLSLDVLGKRQDGYHEVKMIMTTIDLADRLELMELAEDRIEILSHNRYVPDDQRNLAYQAAKLLKEKFNVKKGVSITIEKTIPVAAGLAGGSSDAAATLRGLNKLWNLGLTIEELAELGAEIGSDVTFCVYGGTAVATGRGEKIEHIKTPPSCWVILAKPHIGVSTADVYGNLKLNRVTHPNVDKMVKVINDGDYKGICDTVGNVLEDVTFVMHPEVARIKAQMKRFGADAVLMSGSGPTVFGLVHHDSRMHRIYNGLKGFCEQVYAVRLLGERETLE; translated from the coding sequence TTGAAGCTACTAGTGAAAGCACCAGCAAAGATTAATTTGTCGTTAGATGTACTGGGAAAAAGACAAGATGGATATCATGAAGTGAAAATGATTATGACAACAATCGACTTAGCAGATCGTTTAGAGCTAATGGAATTAGCAGAAGACCGTATTGAAATTTTGTCCCATAATCGGTATGTCCCAGACGACCAACGCAATTTAGCTTATCAAGCAGCGAAATTATTAAAAGAGAAGTTTAATGTAAAAAAAGGTGTATCTATTACTATTGAAAAAACGATTCCAGTAGCCGCTGGATTAGCAGGTGGAAGTAGTGATGCAGCAGCGACATTACGTGGCCTTAATAAGTTATGGAATTTAGGGCTGACAATTGAGGAATTAGCAGAGCTGGGCGCAGAAATTGGGTCAGATGTAACTTTCTGTGTATATGGCGGAACTGCAGTTGCCACTGGAAGAGGAGAAAAAATTGAACATATAAAAACTCCACCTTCTTGTTGGGTTATTTTAGCAAAGCCTCATATTGGTGTATCTACTGCTGACGTATACGGAAATTTAAAATTGAATCGTGTTACACATCCAAATGTAGATAAAATGGTTAAAGTCATTAATGACGGGGACTATAAAGGAATTTGTGATACTGTTGGTAACGTTTTAGAAGATGTGACGTTTGTGATGCATCCTGAGGTTGCACGTATTAAAGCACAGATGAAACGCTTCGGTGCAGATGCCGTATTAATGAGTGGAAGTGGTCCAACTGTATTTGGTCTTGTACACCATGATTCGCGAATGCATCGTATATATAACGGATTAAAGGGATTTTGCGAACAAGTATATGCAGTTCGTTTATTAGGAGAGCGAGAAACGCTTGAATAA
- a CDS encoding ribose-phosphate diphosphokinase — MSTQYLNSNLKVFSLNSNKELAEQIAKHIGVGLGKCSVDRFSDGEVQINIEESIRGCDVFIIQSTSFPVNEHIMELLIMIDALKRASAKTINIVIPYYGYARQDRKARSREPITSKLVANLLETAGATRVITLDLHAPQIQGFFDIPIDHLMGVPILSDYFETKGLKDIVIVSPDHGGVTRARKMADRLKAPIAIIDKRRPRPNVSEVMNIIGNIEGKTAILIDDIIDTAGTITLAANALVENGASEVYACCTHPVLSGPAIERIQNSNIKELVVTNSIVLPEEKKIDKVHELSVAPLIGEAIIRVYEEESVSVLFN; from the coding sequence ATGTCGACTCAATATCTAAATTCTAATTTGAAAGTATTCTCTTTAAACTCTAATAAGGAACTTGCTGAGCAAATCGCAAAGCATATTGGAGTAGGACTAGGAAAATGTTCTGTTGATCGTTTTAGTGATGGAGAAGTTCAAATTAACATTGAAGAAAGTATCCGTGGTTGCGATGTATTCATTATTCAATCTACAAGCTTCCCAGTAAACGAACATATCATGGAATTACTTATTATGATTGATGCATTAAAACGTGCATCTGCAAAAACAATTAATATTGTTATTCCTTACTATGGTTATGCGCGTCAAGACCGTAAAGCGCGTTCTCGTGAACCAATTACATCGAAACTTGTAGCAAACTTGCTTGAAACAGCAGGTGCAACTCGTGTAATCACTCTAGATTTACATGCTCCACAAATTCAAGGATTCTTTGATATTCCGATCGACCACTTAATGGGTGTACCGATTCTTTCGGATTACTTTGAAACAAAAGGCCTTAAAGATATCGTAATCGTATCTCCTGATCACGGTGGTGTAACTCGTGCTAGAAAAATGGCGGATCGCCTAAAAGCGCCAATCGCTATTATTGATAAGCGTCGTCCTCGTCCGAACGTATCAGAGGTAATGAACATTATCGGTAACATCGAAGGCAAAACAGCAATTTTAATCGATGATATTATTGATACAGCTGGTACAATTACATTAGCGGCAAACGCTCTTGTTGAGAACGGTGCTTCTGAAGTATATGCTTGCTGTACACACCCAGTATTATCTGGTCCAGCAATTGAGCGTATTCAAAATTCGAATATTAAAGAGTTAGTTGTAACGAACTCTATTGTATTACCAGAAGAGAAGAAAATTGATAAAGTACATGAACTTTCAGTTGCTCCATTAATCGGAGAAGCAATCATTCGTGTATACGAAGAAGAATCTGTAAGTGTATTATTCAATTAA
- the sspF gene encoding acid-soluble spore protein SspF yields the protein MSRRRGVMSNQFKEELAKELGFYDVVQKEGWGGIRAKDAGNMVKRAIEIAEQQLMKRNQ from the coding sequence TTGAGTAGACGAAGAGGAGTCATGTCAAATCAATTTAAAGAAGAGCTGGCAAAAGAGCTTGGCTTTTATGATGTTGTTCAGAAAGAAGGATGGGGCGGAATTCGTGCGAAAGATGCTGGTAATATGGTGAAACGTGCTATAGAAATTGCAGAACAGCAATTAATGAAACGAAACCAGTAG
- the rsmA gene encoding 16S rRNA (adenine(1518)-N(6)/adenine(1519)-N(6))-dimethyltransferase RsmA — translation MKDIATPNRTKDIVEKYGFSFKKSLGQNFLIDTNVLNRIVDHAEIGSESGAIEIGPGIGALTEQLAKRAKKVVAFEIDQRLLPILDETLAPYSNVTVINKDVLKADVHEVFSEQFEEGQDVMVVANLPYYITTPILFKLLEEKLPVRGFVVMMQKEVGDRLAAKPGTKEYGSLSIAIQYYTEVETVMTVPRTVFVPQPNVDSAIIRLLKRPKPVVEVTDETFFFEVVRASFAQRRKTLMNNLSNNLNGFPKDKELLDRILTEVGIDPKRRGETLSIEEFATLSNALILHKLS, via the coding sequence ATGAAGGATATCGCAACGCCAAATCGTACGAAAGACATTGTTGAAAAGTACGGATTTTCATTCAAAAAAAGTTTAGGACAAAATTTTTTAATTGATACGAATGTATTAAATCGTATTGTCGATCACGCTGAGATCGGTTCGGAAAGTGGTGCAATTGAAATTGGGCCAGGTATCGGTGCGTTAACAGAACAATTAGCGAAGCGTGCAAAAAAAGTAGTGGCTTTTGAAATTGATCAGAGATTATTACCAATTTTGGACGAGACATTAGCTCCATATAGCAACGTTACAGTTATAAATAAAGATGTACTAAAAGCAGATGTACATGAAGTGTTTAGTGAGCAATTTGAAGAAGGACAAGATGTAATGGTAGTAGCTAACTTACCATACTATATTACAACGCCAATTTTATTTAAATTGCTTGAAGAAAAATTACCGGTTCGTGGATTTGTTGTTATGATGCAAAAAGAAGTTGGAGATCGTTTAGCTGCTAAACCAGGAACGAAAGAGTATGGTTCTTTATCCATTGCTATTCAGTATTATACAGAGGTAGAAACAGTTATGACTGTACCGCGTACAGTGTTTGTGCCACAACCAAATGTTGATTCTGCGATTATTCGTCTCCTGAAGCGTCCGAAACCAGTTGTAGAAGTAACAGATGAGACATTCTTCTTTGAAGTAGTACGAGCAAGTTTTGCACAGCGTCGTAAAACTTTAATGAATAATTTATCAAATAATTTAAATGGTTTCCCGAAAGATAAAGAGCTGTTGGATCGAATTTTAACAGAAGTAGGAATTGATCCAAAACGAAGAGGCGAAACGCTATCTATCGAGGAGTTTGCAACATTAAGTAATGCATTAATTCTTCATAAATTGTCATAA
- the rnmV gene encoding ribonuclease M5, with product MKIKEIIVVEGKDDTVAIKRAVDADTIETNGSAIGDHVIEQVKLALQKRGVIIFTDPDYPGERIRKIISDKVPGCKHAFLPKEEALAKRKKGVGIEHASNESIRRALENIHEEMEAYTSEISWSDLVDAGLVGGEMAKSRRERMGKLLKIGYTNAKQLHKRLQMFQVSKEAFAEAYKQVIQEERK from the coding sequence ATGAAAATTAAAGAGATTATCGTTGTAGAAGGTAAAGATGATACAGTTGCGATTAAACGTGCTGTTGATGCGGATACAATTGAAACGAACGGTTCAGCAATCGGTGATCATGTTATTGAGCAAGTTAAATTAGCGCTGCAAAAACGAGGCGTTATTATTTTCACAGATCCGGATTATCCCGGAGAGCGTATTAGAAAAATTATTTCTGATAAGGTTCCTGGATGTAAGCATGCTTTTTTACCGAAGGAAGAAGCACTTGCTAAAAGGAAAAAGGGTGTCGGAATTGAACATGCTTCTAATGAATCAATTCGCCGTGCTTTAGAGAATATACATGAAGAAATGGAAGCTTACACAAGTGAAATTAGTTGGAGCGATCTAGTCGATGCAGGCTTAGTGGGCGGAGAAATGGCAAAGAGTCGCAGGGAAAGAATGGGTAAGCTATTAAAGATTGGTTATACAAACGCAAAACAGTTACATAAACGTTTACAAATGTTTCAAGTTTCAAAAGAAGCATTTGCAGAAGCTTATAAGCAAGTCATACAGGAGGAAAGAAAATGA
- a CDS encoding TatD family hydrolase: MLFDTHSHLNAEQFEEDLQEVIARMKEAGVTYTVVVGFDEVTIKKAIELAETYDFIYAAVGWHPVDAIDMTEEHLAWLEELASHPKVVALGEMGLDYHWDKSPKEIQKEVFRKQIALAKKVKLPIIIHNRDATQDIVDILEEENAAEVGGIMHCFSGSVEVAQRCVDMNFLISLGGPVTFKNAKKPKEVAMEIPLEKLLIETDCPYLTPHPFRGKRNEPSYVKLVAEEIANLKGISYDEVAQITTKNAKALFGVE, from the coding sequence ATGTTGTTTGATACACATTCACATTTAAATGCAGAGCAATTTGAAGAAGATTTACAAGAAGTTATCGCGAGAATGAAAGAAGCGGGAGTTACATATACAGTTGTTGTTGGATTTGATGAAGTAACGATAAAAAAGGCGATTGAATTAGCTGAAACTTATGATTTTATTTACGCTGCGGTTGGATGGCATCCAGTTGATGCAATCGACATGACGGAAGAACATTTAGCTTGGTTAGAAGAACTTGCTTCCCATCCTAAAGTCGTTGCACTTGGAGAAATGGGCTTAGATTATCACTGGGATAAGTCTCCAAAAGAAATACAGAAGGAAGTATTCCGTAAACAAATTGCATTAGCGAAAAAGGTGAAATTACCGATTATTATACATAACCGCGATGCAACTCAAGATATTGTTGATATCCTAGAGGAAGAGAATGCAGCTGAGGTAGGAGGCATTATGCATTGCTTTAGCGGTAGTGTAGAAGTAGCGCAGCGATGTGTCGATATGAATTTTTTAATTTCATTAGGTGGACCAGTAACGTTTAAAAATGCGAAGAAACCGAAAGAAGTTGCTATGGAGATTCCGTTAGAAAAATTATTGATAGAGACAGATTGTCCATATTTAACACCACATCCATTTCGAGGGAAACGAAATGAACCGAGTTATGTAAAACTGGTAGCAGAAGAAATTGCGAATTTAAAAGGAATTTCTTATGACGAAGTAGCACAAATAACAACAAAGAATGCCAAAGCCTTATTTGGTGTTGAATAA
- the yabG gene encoding sporulation peptidase YabG — translation MALHVGELVERYSYNRDILFRIIEIKGEIAILFGEEIRLVADAPLADLISIDQREHKKRVKREKETMERTYRLFQQDYVLMKQRHEHTSTGGYTSEVNYFQMPGRVLHIDGDPLYLRKCLDLYNKIGVPVQGIHCKETEMHEKVVDLIDHFRPDILVITGHDAYTKSKGAMGDLAAYRHSRHFVQAVREVRKKYPSLDQLVIFAGACQSHFEALIRAGANFASSPSRINIHALDPVYVVGKISFTSFMERVNVWDVVRNTITGEKGLGGIETRGILRTGLPFQHYEE, via the coding sequence ATGGCTTTACATGTTGGAGAATTAGTTGAACGATATTCTTATAATAGGGATATTCTTTTTCGTATTATAGAAATAAAAGGCGAGATAGCAATATTATTTGGAGAGGAAATTAGACTTGTGGCGGATGCGCCACTTGCAGATTTAATTAGTATAGATCAACGAGAACATAAAAAAAGAGTGAAGCGTGAAAAAGAAACAATGGAGCGTACTTACCGGTTGTTTCAGCAAGATTACGTTTTGATGAAACAAAGACATGAACATACTTCAACTGGTGGATATACAAGTGAAGTGAATTATTTTCAAATGCCTGGGCGTGTATTGCATATAGATGGGGATCCTTTATATTTGCGCAAGTGCTTAGATTTATATAATAAAATAGGCGTTCCTGTTCAAGGTATTCATTGTAAGGAAACGGAGATGCATGAAAAGGTAGTAGACTTAATAGATCATTTTCGCCCAGACATTTTAGTTATTACAGGGCATGATGCATATACAAAGTCAAAAGGAGCTATGGGAGATTTAGCAGCGTATAGACATTCTAGACATTTTGTACAGGCTGTTCGAGAAGTGCGAAAAAAGTATCCATCATTAGATCAACTCGTTATTTTTGCTGGGGCTTGTCAATCACACTTTGAGGCGTTGATTCGAGCGGGTGCTAATTTTGCTAGTTCACCGTCTAGAATTAATATTCATGCTCTAGATCCTGTATATGTAGTTGGTAAAATTAGCTTTACTTCATTTATGGAAAGAGTCAATGTATGGGACGTTGTGCGTAATACAATTACTGGTGAAAAGGGATTGGGTGGGATTGAAACGAGAGGGATTTTACGAACAGGATTACCCTTTCAACATTATGAAGAATGA
- the veg gene encoding biofilm formation stimulator Veg: MSKRLDDIKNELDHHLGQRLMLKANSGRRKTVEQSGVLAETYRSVFVVQLDQQEDALQRVSYSYADVLTETVELTFYDEPHNEAFYN, encoded by the coding sequence ATGTCAAAACGTTTAGATGATATTAAAAACGAATTAGATCACCATCTTGGACAGCGACTAATGTTAAAGGCGAATAGTGGAAGAAGAAAAACTGTAGAGCAATCGGGTGTACTTGCAGAAACGTATCGTTCTGTCTTTGTTGTACAATTAGATCAGCAAGAAGACGCATTGCAACGTGTATCGTATAGTTATGCAGATGTTTTAACAGAGACAGTAGAGTTAACATTTTACGATGAACCCCATAATGAAGCATTTTATAATTAA
- the purR gene encoding pur operon repressor, which yields MKIRRSTRLVDLTYYLLQNPRQLVSLTFFAERYQSAKSSISEDLVIIKQTFEQQGVGTLQTVPGAAGGVKYIPYISEEEANLIINELCSLFENPDRILPGGYLYMTDLLSNPRQINGAGRLFASVFARQSIDAVMTVATKGIPLAYAVANYLDVPVVIARKDNKVTEGPTVSINYVSGSSKRIQTMTLAKRSLPEGSNVLIIDDFMKAGGTIQGMMSMLEEFKANVVGIGVLVESTDIEERLINNFVSLIRLSEVDVKEKAIHVEKGNYSLAPFDEGLVEAE from the coding sequence GTGAAAATTAGACGAAGTACAAGATTGGTTGATCTGACTTATTACTTGTTACAAAATCCTCGTCAGCTAGTTTCTCTCACTTTTTTTGCTGAAAGGTATCAATCGGCTAAATCTTCCATTAGTGAAGATTTAGTTATTATTAAGCAAACGTTTGAGCAACAAGGAGTCGGCACATTGCAAACGGTACCAGGAGCAGCAGGAGGAGTGAAATATATTCCATATATAAGTGAAGAGGAGGCAAATCTGATTATTAATGAGCTTTGTAGCTTATTTGAAAATCCGGATCGTATTTTGCCTGGCGGTTACTTATATATGACGGATCTTTTAAGTAATCCTCGTCAAATTAATGGCGCGGGTCGTTTGTTCGCTTCGGTTTTTGCTAGGCAATCAATTGACGCAGTTATGACGGTAGCGACAAAAGGAATTCCACTTGCTTATGCAGTGGCGAACTACTTAGATGTACCGGTAGTAATTGCTAGAAAAGATAATAAGGTAACAGAAGGACCCACTGTTAGTATTAACTATGTATCAGGTTCCTCTAAGCGAATCCAAACAATGACGTTAGCAAAACGTAGCCTTCCAGAAGGTTCCAATGTTTTAATTATTGATGACTTCATGAAAGCAGGCGGAACAATTCAAGGTATGATGAGCATGCTAGAAGAGTTTAAAGCTAATGTTGTTGGTATTGGCGTATTAGTAGAATCCACAGATATCGAGGAAAGACTTATTAATAACTTTGTATCATTAATCCGTCTTTCAGAAGTTGATGTGAAAGAAAAAGCAATTCATGTGGAAAAAGGGAACTATTCACTTGCACCATTTGATGAAGGGCTTGTAGAGGCTGAATAA
- the pth gene encoding aminoacyl-tRNA hydrolase, translating to MKLIVGLGNPGREYELTRHNIGFMAIDELAKRWNISLNEQKFKGIFGAGFVNGEKVILLKPLTYMNLSGESIRPLMDYYKIDVEDFIVMYDDLDIPVGKLRLRMKGSAGGHNGVKSTISHLGTQEFQRIRMGIDRPKNGMKVVDYVLGRFTSEEISGVNQSIENAADACEEWLNKPFLQIMNTFNS from the coding sequence ATGAAATTAATAGTAGGACTTGGGAACCCAGGTAGAGAATATGAATTAACAAGGCATAATATTGGATTTATGGCGATCGATGAACTTGCAAAACGTTGGAATATTTCTTTGAATGAACAAAAGTTTAAAGGGATATTTGGCGCAGGTTTTGTTAATGGGGAAAAAGTAATCTTACTAAAGCCACTTACATATATGAATTTATCTGGGGAAAGTATCCGTCCTCTCATGGATTATTATAAAATTGATGTCGAGGACTTCATTGTTATGTACGATGATTTAGATATTCCTGTAGGTAAATTACGCCTTCGCATGAAAGGTAGTGCGGGTGGACATAATGGTGTGAAATCAACAATTTCACATTTAGGAACACAAGAATTTCAACGTATCCGCATGGGAATAGATCGTCCGAAAAATGGGATGAAAGTAGTGGATTATGTATTAGGACGTTTTACATCTGAAGAAATATCTGGCGTCAATCAATCCATTGAAAATGCAGCAGATGCATGTGAGGAATGGTTAAATAAACCTTTTCTCCAAATCATGAATACTTTTAATAGTTAA
- a CDS encoding RidA family protein, with the protein MKVVQTSKAPQAIGPYSQGIIVNNMFYSSGQIPLTASGELVTGDVTVQTEQVFENLQAVLAEAGASFDTVVKTTVFLKDMDDFNAVNEVYGSYFSTHKPARSCVQVAKLPKDVSVEIEVIALVK; encoded by the coding sequence ATGAAAGTTGTTCAAACAAGCAAAGCACCACAAGCAATCGGACCATATTCACAAGGGATTATTGTAAATAATATGTTCTATAGTTCAGGACAAATTCCGTTAACGGCAAGTGGAGAACTTGTAACAGGAGATGTAACAGTACAAACAGAGCAAGTATTTGAAAATTTACAAGCGGTATTAGCAGAAGCAGGCGCTTCATTTGATACAGTGGTAAAAACAACAGTATTCTTAAAGGACATGGATGATTTTAATGCTGTTAATGAAGTATACGGTTCTTATTTCTCTACTCATAAACCAGCGCGTTCTTGTGTACAAGTAGCAAAATTACCGAAAGATGTTTCTGTTGAAATCGAAGTAATTGCCCTAGTTAAGTAA
- the spoVG gene encoding septation regulator SpoVG codes for MEVTDVRLRRVNTEGRMRAIASITLDHEFVVHDIRVIDGNNGLFVAMPSKRTPDGEFRDIAHPINSNTRSKIQDAVLTEYHRLGELEEVEFEEAGAS; via the coding sequence ATGGAAGTGACTGACGTAAGATTACGCCGCGTAAACACAGAAGGCCGCATGAGAGCAATTGCCTCTATTACTCTAGACCATGAATTTGTTGTTCATGATATTCGTGTAATTGATGGTAATAATGGATTATTTGTAGCAATGCCAAGTAAACGTACTCCAGATGGAGAATTCCGTGACATTGCACATCCAATTAATTCTAATACACGCTCTAAAATTCAAGATGCGGTTTTAACAGAGTATCATCGTTTAGGCGAGTTGGAAGAGGTTGAGTTTGAAGAAGCAGGCGCTTCGTAA
- a CDS encoding anti-sigma-F factor Fin family protein gives MEGYYYCRHCGSNVGSIIAEKVYSDVLFQLTEQEVVDMIHFHENGNIYIKTICESCQETLASYPEYYEYEKFLQ, from the coding sequence ATGGAAGGTTATTATTACTGTAGACATTGCGGAAGTAATGTGGGCTCCATTATCGCAGAAAAAGTATATAGCGACGTTTTGTTTCAACTAACAGAGCAAGAAGTAGTGGATATGATTCATTTTCATGAGAATGGAAATATATATATAAAAACGATTTGTGAATCGTGTCAAGAAACGCTCGCATCTTATCCTGAGTATTATGAATATGAAAAATTTCTGCAATAA
- the glmU gene encoding bifunctional UDP-N-acetylglucosamine diphosphorylase/glucosamine-1-phosphate N-acetyltransferase GlmU, translating to MSNRFAVILAAGKGTRMKSKLYKVLHPVCGKPMVQHVVNEVSQLGLQKLVTVVGHGAEKVQEQLGNVSEFALQAEQLGTAHAVDQAASVLANEEGTTLVICGDTPLITAETMEALLQQHEEAGAMATVLTAYIEEPAGYGRIVRNENGHVEKIVEHKDANEKELAIKEINTGTYCFDNKALFASLSKVSNDNVQGEYYLPDVIEILKNEGHIVSAYQTEHFDETLGVNDRVALSQAEIIMKNRINRKNMVNGVTIIDPSNTYISADAIIGSDTVLHPGTVIEGNTVIGSDCEIGPHTVIRDSEIGDRTVIRQSTVHDSKLGTEVSVGPFAHIRPDSVIGDEVRVGNFVEIKKTVFGNRSKASHLSYIGDAQVGEDVNLGCGSITVNYDGKNKFKTVIGNGVFIGCNSNLVAPVTVEDGAYVAAGSTITENVPSKALSVARARQVNKEDYVDQLLNKKKS from the coding sequence ATGTCAAACAGATTTGCAGTGATTCTAGCTGCAGGTAAAGGCACACGTATGAAGTCCAAGCTATACAAAGTGCTGCATCCTGTATGTGGAAAACCAATGGTACAACATGTAGTCAATGAAGTATCTCAATTAGGATTGCAGAAACTTGTAACAGTCGTTGGACATGGTGCTGAAAAAGTACAAGAACAGCTAGGAAACGTAAGTGAGTTTGCATTACAAGCAGAACAACTTGGTACAGCTCATGCTGTCGATCAAGCTGCAAGTGTACTTGCAAATGAAGAAGGAACAACTTTAGTTATTTGTGGTGATACGCCTCTAATAACTGCTGAAACGATGGAAGCATTGCTTCAGCAACACGAAGAAGCAGGAGCAATGGCGACGGTACTAACAGCGTACATAGAAGAGCCTGCTGGATATGGCCGTATCGTTCGTAATGAGAATGGTCATGTTGAAAAGATTGTTGAGCATAAGGATGCAAATGAAAAAGAATTAGCTATTAAAGAAATCAATACAGGTACGTATTGTTTTGATAATAAAGCTTTATTTGCTTCACTTTCTAAAGTTTCAAATGATAATGTACAGGGCGAATATTACCTTCCGGACGTTATTGAAATTTTAAAAAATGAAGGTCATATTGTATCAGCTTATCAAACAGAGCACTTCGATGAAACGTTAGGTGTTAACGACAGAGTCGCTCTATCGCAAGCGGAAATTATTATGAAAAACCGTATCAACCGAAAGAACATGGTAAATGGTGTTACAATTATTGATCCAAGTAACACGTATATTTCTGCTGATGCAATTATTGGTAGTGATACAGTTCTTCACCCAGGAACGGTTATTGAGGGTAACACTGTAATTGGTTCTGATTGTGAAATTGGACCGCATACAGTAATTCGTGATAGTGAAATTGGAGATCGTACGGTAATTCGTCAATCTACTGTACATGACAGCAAACTTGGTACAGAAGTATCGGTTGGTCCATTTGCACATATTCGCCCAGATTCAGTTATTGGAGATGAAGTGCGCGTTGGAAACTTCGTAGAAATCAAAAAGACTGTTTTTGGTAATAGAAGTAAAGCTTCACACTTAAGTTATATCGGGGATGCACAAGTTGGAGAAGACGTGAATCTTGGTTGTGGTTCAATTACGGTGAACTACGACGGCAAGAATAAATTTAAAACTGTAATTGGTAACGGGGTATTTATTGGATGTAATTCAAACCTTGTTGCTCCTGTAACAGTTGAAGATGGTGCTTATGTGGCAGCAGGCTCTACAATAACAGAGAATGTTCCATCAAAAGCATTATCAGTAGCACGTGCACGTCAAGTTAACAAAGAAGACTATGTTGATCAATTGCTGAATAAGAAAAAATCATAA